A region from the Actinoplanes sp. OR16 genome encodes:
- a CDS encoding alcohol dehydrogenase catalytic domain-containing protein, giving the protein MHAYRMTGWGSPPEVTTVPVPEPGPGQILIRVAGCGLCRSDLTMPAVPQAAGEKMGWQMPFTLGHETAGRVAALGEGVEGVTPGEAVALVSTSSCGSCDFCLRGQDNNCPAGLSGRGFGRDGGLAAYVLAPAPRDLLPLGDLDPRTAGPLTDAGATAYHAVRRALPRIPPGGTVVVIGAGGLGAFAVQFLRALTAATVIAVDPLQARRDYAISVGAHAAEESIPRLRAHVVLDFVGSGDTITSGLRTVRPGGAFGLIGSAGGTLAKPWFGALPRDGEVFTFQGSSITDVREVLALARAGLIRNEVQEFGFDEMATAYERLATGALTGRAVITMPDTALTFP; this is encoded by the coding sequence ATGCACGCCTATCGGATGACCGGCTGGGGCTCACCGCCGGAAGTGACCACGGTCCCGGTGCCGGAACCCGGTCCGGGGCAGATTCTGATCAGGGTGGCCGGCTGCGGGCTGTGCCGCTCCGACCTCACCATGCCGGCCGTCCCGCAGGCCGCCGGGGAGAAGATGGGCTGGCAGATGCCGTTCACCCTCGGTCACGAGACCGCCGGCCGGGTCGCGGCGCTCGGTGAGGGCGTCGAGGGGGTCACTCCGGGCGAGGCGGTCGCGCTGGTGAGCACGTCATCGTGCGGGAGCTGCGACTTCTGCCTGCGCGGACAGGACAACAACTGCCCGGCCGGCCTGAGCGGGCGCGGGTTCGGGCGCGACGGCGGTCTCGCCGCGTACGTCCTCGCCCCTGCACCCCGTGACCTCCTACCCCTCGGCGATCTCGACCCCCGGACAGCCGGACCGCTGACCGACGCCGGCGCGACGGCGTACCACGCGGTCCGCCGCGCCCTGCCCCGCATCCCGCCCGGCGGCACGGTCGTGGTGATCGGCGCGGGCGGCCTGGGCGCGTTCGCCGTCCAGTTCCTGCGTGCGCTCACCGCCGCCACGGTCATCGCCGTCGATCCACTCCAGGCCCGCCGCGACTATGCGATCTCGGTCGGCGCGCATGCGGCCGAGGAGTCGATACCGCGCCTGCGCGCCCACGTCGTACTCGACTTCGTCGGCTCCGGCGACACGATCACTTCCGGCCTCCGCACGGTTCGGCCCGGCGGCGCGTTCGGCCTGATCGGCTCAGCCGGCGGCACGCTCGCCAAACCATGGTTCGGCGCGCTCCCCCGCGATGGCGAGGTCTTCACCTTCCAAGGTTCTTCGATCACCGACGTACGGGAGGTGCTCGCGCTCGCCCGCGCCGGACTCATCCGCAACGAGGTGCAGGAGTTCGGCTTCGACGAGATGGCGACCGCCTACGAACGGCTCGCCACCGGCGCCCTCACCGGCCGAGCCGTGATCACGATGCCGGATACCGCCCTCACCTTCCCTTGA
- a CDS encoding nitronate monooxygenase family protein, which yields MRTDLCELLGIDVPIVGFSPSEHVVAAISRAGGLGVLGCVRFNEADELDRVLTWLDSAVDGRPYGVDVVMPGRVPAEGTPSDLGRLIPEGHRDFVERTLVRLGVPPLGSSNPGVLGWLHSVARAHVEVALTHQPRLIANALGPPPPDVIEQAHAHGLLVAALAGRADHARSHIAGGVDIVVAQGYEAGGHTGEIASMVLVPEVVDAAGSGVPVLAAGGIGSGRQIAAALALGARGVWMGSVWLGTAEYQTTTALRDALLQASSSDTVRTRIYTGKPARLLRNRWTSAWEDAAAPAPLPMPLQNLLVSPAHERLMQSGDPSVVPMPVGQIVGRMNAVRPVAAVMSDLVSEADETLSRLAKLT from the coding sequence GTGCGGACTGACCTGTGTGAGCTGCTCGGCATCGACGTCCCGATCGTCGGGTTCAGCCCGTCCGAGCACGTCGTCGCGGCCATCAGCCGGGCCGGCGGGCTCGGCGTGCTGGGCTGCGTCCGTTTCAACGAAGCCGACGAACTCGACCGTGTGCTCACCTGGCTGGACTCGGCGGTGGACGGCCGGCCGTACGGGGTGGACGTCGTCATGCCGGGCCGCGTCCCGGCCGAGGGCACCCCGTCGGATCTCGGAAGACTGATCCCCGAAGGGCACCGTGACTTCGTCGAGCGGACCCTGGTGCGTCTCGGCGTGCCACCCCTCGGCTCCTCGAACCCGGGCGTTCTCGGCTGGCTGCACTCGGTCGCCCGTGCCCATGTCGAAGTCGCCCTCACCCACCAGCCCCGCCTCATCGCGAACGCGCTCGGCCCGCCCCCGCCCGACGTGATCGAGCAGGCCCACGCGCACGGCCTGCTCGTCGCGGCGCTCGCCGGCCGGGCCGATCACGCGCGCAGCCACATCGCCGGCGGCGTCGACATCGTGGTCGCCCAGGGGTACGAGGCGGGCGGCCACACCGGTGAGATCGCCAGCATGGTGCTCGTGCCGGAGGTCGTCGACGCGGCCGGGTCCGGCGTACCGGTCCTCGCGGCCGGTGGCATCGGCAGCGGCCGGCAGATCGCGGCGGCCCTCGCGCTCGGCGCCCGCGGCGTGTGGATGGGATCGGTCTGGCTCGGAACCGCCGAGTACCAGACCACGACGGCCCTGCGGGACGCACTTCTGCAGGCGTCGTCGAGCGACACCGTCCGTACCCGGATCTACACGGGCAAGCCCGCGCGCCTGCTCCGCAACCGCTGGACCTCCGCCTGGGAGGACGCCGCCGCTCCCGCGCCCCTGCCGATGCCGCTGCAGAACCTGCTGGTCTCGCCCGCTCACGAACGCCTCATGCAGTCCGGCGACCCGTCGGTCGTCCCGATGCCGGTCGGCCAGATCGTGGGCCGGATGAACGCGGTCCGCCCGGTGGCCGCAGTGATGTCCGACCTGGTCAGCGAGGCCGACGAGACCCTGTCCCGGCTGGCCAAATTGACGTGA
- a CDS encoding acyl-CoA synthetase: MAANIADLIEHAVDAFPDRVAVACGERELTYAELEETANRLAHFLHHRGVGKGAHVGLYAGNSIEAVVAMIAVYKLRAVVVNVNYRYVENELQYLFDDAELTALIHDPVFSDKVAQVRAPGVLVQLGITDYSHESSDRDFGERSGDDIYLLYTGGTTGYPKGVIWRHEDVWRVLGGGIDFMSGVPLADEWEQSKREMPPMTRLCLAPLIHGNAQWAALAALFSGDTVVVLPQSHFDPEEVWRTIERRQVNVVVLIGDAMARPIIEAYLSGRHDGSSLVAISSSAALFSPSVKRQYLDALPNVMVTDAIGSSETGFAGLGIVADVEGGAVDGPRVMPGPDTIVIDEYGRTAPVGVVGRLARGGHVPLGYYKDPEKTKALLTDVDGKRYAIPGDFARLEEDGTITLLGRGNTCVNTGGEKVFPEEVEGALKAHPGVFDALVIGAADDLLGQRVVALVQPRPDIRVDLDELDGHVRRRLAGYKVPRDVWLVDGIRRTISGKADYRWAHEYARGKISAD, translated from the coding sequence ATGGCGGCCAATATAGCGGACCTGATCGAGCACGCGGTCGACGCCTTTCCCGACCGTGTCGCGGTGGCCTGCGGCGAGCGTGAGCTGACCTACGCGGAGCTGGAGGAGACCGCCAACCGTCTGGCCCATTTCCTGCACCATCGAGGAGTGGGCAAGGGCGCCCACGTCGGTCTTTACGCGGGCAACTCGATCGAGGCCGTGGTGGCCATGATCGCCGTGTACAAACTCCGCGCCGTGGTCGTCAACGTCAACTACCGGTACGTCGAGAACGAGTTGCAATATCTCTTCGATGACGCGGAGCTGACCGCGTTGATCCACGACCCGGTCTTCTCCGACAAGGTCGCTCAGGTGAGGGCGCCCGGCGTCCTGGTCCAACTGGGAATCACGGACTACTCGCACGAAAGCTCGGACAGGGACTTCGGCGAACGGTCCGGCGACGACATCTACCTGCTCTACACCGGCGGGACCACCGGATATCCGAAAGGCGTGATCTGGCGCCACGAGGACGTCTGGCGGGTCCTCGGCGGCGGCATCGACTTCATGTCCGGTGTGCCGCTCGCCGACGAATGGGAGCAGAGCAAACGCGAGATGCCGCCGATGACCCGGCTCTGCCTGGCGCCGCTCATCCACGGCAACGCACAGTGGGCAGCGCTCGCCGCCCTCTTCTCCGGTGACACCGTCGTGGTGCTGCCGCAGTCGCACTTCGACCCGGAGGAGGTGTGGCGGACCATCGAACGCCGCCAGGTCAACGTGGTCGTGCTGATCGGCGACGCGATGGCCCGGCCGATCATCGAGGCGTACCTGTCCGGCCGACACGACGGCTCCTCGCTGGTGGCGATCTCGTCGAGTGCCGCGCTCTTCTCCCCCTCGGTGAAACGGCAGTACCTCGACGCCCTGCCGAACGTCATGGTCACCGACGCGATCGGCTCGTCGGAGACCGGTTTCGCGGGCCTCGGCATCGTCGCCGACGTGGAGGGCGGTGCCGTCGACGGACCCCGGGTCATGCCGGGCCCGGACACCATCGTGATCGACGAGTACGGCCGGACGGCACCGGTCGGGGTGGTCGGCAGGCTGGCCCGCGGCGGGCATGTGCCACTCGGCTACTACAAGGATCCGGAGAAGACGAAAGCCCTGCTCACCGACGTCGACGGCAAGCGATACGCGATCCCCGGCGACTTCGCGCGGCTCGAGGAGGACGGCACGATCACGCTCCTCGGCCGCGGCAACACGTGCGTGAACACCGGCGGCGAGAAGGTGTTCCCCGAGGAGGTCGAGGGTGCTCTGAAAGCGCATCCGGGCGTCTTCGACGCCCTCGTCATCGGGGCCGCCGACGATCTGCTCGGCCAGCGGGTGGTCGCTCTCGTTCAACCCCGCCCCGATATACGGGTGGATCTCGACGAACTGGACGGTCACGTCAGACGACGCCTCGCCGGATACAAGGTGCCGCGTGACGTCTGGCTCGTGGACGGCATCCGCCGCACGATCAGCGGCAAGGCCGACTACCGGTGGGCCCACGAATACGCCCGGGGGAAGATCAGTGCGGACTGA
- a CDS encoding SDR family oxidoreductase, which translates to MLTGKVVLVAGVGPGLGQEIAVRAARAGADVVLAARTGSFLAEVAGKVTAAGRRALAVPTDLGDAAATERLVAAALEEFGTVDALVHNAFAMPPMRSVNKVDLADVADSFELNVLAALRVIRSLTPALIASRGSIVVVNSAVLRHSRKPFGPYKMVKAALLAATQNLASELGPSGVRVNSVAPGWIWADTLRSWFGYLAAQRGVPAQEIYDETAATTDLRRLPEPAEVADAILFLASDLARGITGQCLDVNCGEFHR; encoded by the coding sequence ATGCTCACCGGCAAGGTAGTGCTGGTCGCCGGCGTCGGTCCCGGGCTGGGACAGGAGATCGCCGTCCGGGCGGCCCGCGCCGGCGCTGACGTCGTCCTCGCCGCCCGGACCGGGTCGTTCCTCGCCGAGGTGGCCGGCAAGGTGACCGCCGCGGGCCGCAGGGCGCTCGCCGTCCCCACCGACCTCGGCGACGCGGCGGCCACGGAACGGCTGGTCGCAGCGGCGCTGGAGGAGTTCGGCACCGTCGACGCGCTGGTGCACAACGCGTTCGCGATGCCGCCGATGCGCAGCGTCAACAAGGTGGATCTCGCCGACGTGGCGGATTCCTTCGAGCTCAACGTCCTCGCCGCGCTGCGCGTGATCCGTTCGCTGACCCCGGCTCTGATCGCCTCCCGCGGCTCGATAGTCGTCGTCAACTCGGCGGTGCTGCGGCATTCCCGGAAACCGTTCGGGCCGTACAAGATGGTGAAGGCCGCCCTTCTCGCCGCCACCCAGAATCTCGCCAGTGAGCTGGGGCCGTCCGGCGTGCGGGTCAATTCGGTCGCGCCCGGCTGGATCTGGGCGGACACGCTGCGATCCTGGTTCGGCTATCTGGCGGCCCAGCGCGGTGTTCCGGCGCAGGAGATCTACGACGAGACGGCTGCCACCACCGATCTGCGGCGGCTGCCGGAACCCGCCGAGGTGGCCGACGCGATCCTGTTCCTGGCGTCCGATCTGGCCCGCGGAATCACCGGGCAGTGCCTCGACGTGAACTGCGGGGAGTTCCACCGGTGA
- a CDS encoding crotonase/enoyl-CoA hydratase family protein produces the protein MDALVEQRGPILIVTMNRPAVRNALSAEMMAVMRDAWDRVDGDAEIRVAILTGAGGSFCAGADLKAMTESHPSEGMNGRDLSRIDALLKGRRLTKPLIAAVEGPAVAGGTEILQATDIRVAGEGARFGVSEARWGLFPLGGSAVRLPRQIPYTLAVDLLVTGRHLTAAEALAAGLIGHVVPDGAALDRALEVAGMIAANGPLAVQAILRTIRETEGMPENDAFAIESKIGMQVFTSDDAKEGPRAFIEKRKPEFKGR, from the coding sequence ATGGACGCCCTTGTCGAGCAGCGTGGACCGATACTGATCGTCACGATGAACCGGCCCGCGGTGCGCAACGCGCTCTCCGCCGAGATGATGGCCGTGATGCGCGACGCCTGGGACCGGGTGGACGGCGACGCCGAGATCAGAGTGGCGATCCTGACCGGTGCGGGTGGTTCCTTCTGTGCCGGCGCCGACCTCAAGGCGATGACGGAGTCGCATCCCAGCGAGGGGATGAACGGGCGAGACCTCTCCAGGATCGACGCCCTCCTCAAAGGCCGCCGTCTCACGAAACCCCTGATCGCCGCCGTCGAGGGCCCGGCCGTCGCCGGCGGCACCGAGATCCTGCAGGCGACCGACATCAGGGTGGCCGGGGAGGGCGCCCGGTTCGGCGTCTCGGAAGCGCGGTGGGGGCTGTTCCCGCTGGGCGGGTCGGCGGTGCGGCTGCCGCGCCAGATCCCGTACACCCTGGCTGTCGATCTTCTCGTGACCGGCCGGCACCTGACCGCTGCCGAAGCCCTCGCCGCCGGTCTCATCGGTCACGTGGTGCCGGACGGCGCCGCGCTGGACAGGGCACTGGAGGTCGCCGGCATGATCGCTGCGAACGGCCCGCTCGCCGTCCAGGCCATCCTGCGCACCATCCGGGAGACCGAGGGCATGCCGGAGAACGACGCGTTCGCCATCGAGTCCAAGATCGGCATGCAGGTCTTCACCAGCGACGACGCGAAGGAGGGTCCGCGGGCGTTCATCGAGAAGCGCAAGCCGGAATTCAAGGGAAGGTGA